A genome region from Methanobacterium subterraneum includes the following:
- the iorA gene encoding indolepyruvate ferredoxin oxidoreductase subunit alpha, which produces MNIKEILTGKEKDKLFLMGNEAAVRGALEAGVAVASTYPGTPSSEIGNVLSVLAEDAGMYFEFSVNEKVALEVAAAAAASGLRSFTFMKHVGVNVASDSLMSVAYTGVRGGMVILTADDPSMFSSQNEQDNRHYARLANIPLLEASSPQEVKDLMKYAYQLSEEFEVPVILRTTTRVSHMRGVVELGALEKPKTNGHFEKDPQRFVPVPESARVMHRNLVEKMGEIGVLSNNSSLNESFDNGSQVGIITSGSAYNYVMDVVEEYELPVNVLKITFSYPLPEKKVLEFLENIERVLVVEEVDPIMEKEIMAIIGKHQINKVVHGKIDGTLPMIYEYSPDIVLEGVGRMMGLQMPVGTDSSSVELPKRPPTLCPGCPHRAAYFEVKKAAEDLGLDDLIFPTDIGCYTLGIEAPYEIADYLLSMGSSIGTSCGFSKATDQTVVSFIGDSTFFHAGIPPLINAVHNKNNFVLVILDNRTTAMTGGQPHPGLPVDGMGLEAPEMSIPEIVKACGVDMVEIINPLSVRNSKEIFKKALQHDKVAVVISQYPCMLIKGRPEKGKNIIIHVEDDKCTGCDTCVMELTCPAIYTNEDGKIRIDPLMCRRCSVCVQTCPEKAIRAKKIDNKRGEEE; this is translated from the coding sequence ATGAACATTAAAGAAATTCTCACCGGAAAAGAGAAGGATAAACTATTCTTAATGGGTAATGAAGCAGCAGTCCGGGGTGCCCTGGAAGCAGGAGTTGCTGTGGCCAGCACCTACCCCGGAACACCTTCTTCAGAGATTGGAAACGTTTTATCAGTTCTTGCCGAGGATGCAGGGATGTACTTTGAGTTTTCAGTCAATGAAAAAGTAGCCCTGGAAGTTGCTGCAGCTGCAGCTGCCTCTGGACTCCGATCATTCACCTTCATGAAACATGTAGGGGTTAATGTGGCCTCGGACTCCCTGATGAGTGTGGCCTACACCGGTGTCCGGGGAGGGATGGTGATCCTCACCGCCGATGATCCTTCCATGTTTTCATCCCAAAATGAACAGGACAACCGTCACTATGCCCGACTGGCCAACATACCCCTCCTAGAAGCATCCAGCCCCCAGGAAGTTAAGGATTTAATGAAATACGCCTACCAGTTATCGGAAGAATTTGAAGTACCGGTTATTCTACGCACCACCACCCGGGTTTCCCATATGAGGGGAGTAGTGGAACTGGGTGCTTTGGAAAAACCTAAAACAAACGGACACTTTGAAAAAGATCCGCAGCGATTCGTACCGGTACCAGAGTCTGCCAGGGTCATGCACCGGAACCTGGTTGAAAAAATGGGCGAAATAGGAGTACTATCCAATAATTCCTCCTTAAATGAGTCCTTTGATAATGGAAGCCAGGTGGGGATCATCACCAGTGGCAGTGCCTACAACTACGTTATGGATGTGGTGGAAGAGTATGAACTACCGGTGAATGTTCTTAAAATAACCTTTTCATACCCTTTACCTGAAAAAAAGGTGCTGGAATTTTTGGAAAACATAGAGAGGGTTCTGGTGGTGGAAGAAGTTGACCCCATCATGGAAAAAGAGATTATGGCAATAATTGGCAAACACCAGATCAACAAAGTGGTTCACGGTAAAATAGACGGAACACTGCCCATGATATATGAGTACAGTCCGGATATTGTACTTGAGGGAGTGGGCAGGATGATGGGATTGCAAATGCCAGTTGGAACTGATTCCAGTTCGGTTGAACTTCCCAAAAGACCACCCACACTCTGCCCAGGCTGCCCACACCGGGCCGCCTATTTCGAAGTTAAAAAAGCAGCTGAAGACCTGGGCCTGGATGATCTCATTTTCCCCACGGATATTGGATGCTACACACTGGGCATTGAAGCTCCATATGAAATTGCAGATTACCTGTTATCCATGGGTTCATCCATTGGTACCAGTTGCGGGTTCTCTAAAGCTACGGATCAAACTGTGGTGAGTTTTATAGGGGATTCGACCTTCTTCCATGCAGGGATTCCTCCACTCATCAATGCAGTGCACAACAAGAACAATTTTGTCCTGGTGATCCTGGACAACCGCACCACTGCCATGACCGGGGGACAACCACATCCTGGCTTACCAGTGGATGGTATGGGACTGGAAGCACCGGAGATGTCCATACCGGAGATTGTGAAAGCCTGTGGAGTGGACATGGTGGAAATTATCAATCCCCTCAGTGTACGTAATTCAAAGGAGATATTCAAAAAAGCCCTCCAGCACGATAAAGTGGCGGTGGTTATCTCCCAGTACCCCTGTATGCTAATTAAGGGTAGGCCAGAGAAGGGTAAAAACATAATCATCCATGTTGAGGATGATAAATGCACGGGTTGTGATACATGTGTCATGGAACTCACCTGCCCGGCTATTTACACCAATGAAGATGGTAAAATCAGAATTGATCCTTTAATGTGTAGGAGATGCAGTGTGTGTGTCCAGACATGTCCTGAAAAGGCAATCAGGGCTAAAAAAATAGATAATAAAAGGGGAGAGGAGGAATAA
- a CDS encoding phenylacetate--CoA ligase family protein, with amino-acid sequence MIWNEEIECISEDELEKLQLKRLQEVVKRAYENVPYYKKRFDDEGIKPEDIKTLDDIQKLPLTTKDDLRAAYPFGMFAVPRQEIVEVHTSSGTTGKPTVSGYTRQDLEIWSEVMARGLTMFGLNEDDLIQNTHGYGLFTGGFGVHYGAQKIGATVIPISTGQTRRQIEIMKDFGTTVLIVTPSYGLYLAEVAEEEGLKQEDLNLKSIGFGAEMWTEEMRQELQKRFNAPAYNIYGLTEIMGPGVALECPEQDGLHVMEDHFYPEIIDSETMDVLEDGEKGELVITTLSRHGMPIIRFRTKDVTSLRRGKCACGRTHVKMERITGRTDDMLKIRGVAVFPSQIEKALLKMDGIEPHYQIIVTRPQHLDEMEVQVETSPKLFSDEVKELVGIKKKIENYIHNEIGLRVTVTLVEPKTLPRSEGKAVRVIDKRDMNN; translated from the coding sequence ATGATCTGGAATGAAGAAATTGAATGCATATCTGAAGATGAATTGGAGAAATTGCAACTTAAGAGACTGCAGGAAGTGGTAAAACGGGCCTACGAAAATGTTCCATATTATAAAAAACGTTTTGATGACGAGGGTATAAAACCAGAGGACATTAAAACCCTGGATGATATCCAGAAATTACCTTTAACCACCAAAGATGACCTTCGTGCTGCTTATCCATTTGGAATGTTTGCAGTTCCCCGTCAGGAAATTGTAGAAGTTCACACTTCATCAGGTACAACTGGAAAACCAACCGTGTCCGGATACACTCGTCAGGATCTGGAAATCTGGAGTGAAGTCATGGCCCGGGGTTTAACCATGTTTGGACTCAACGAAGATGATCTCATACAGAATACCCATGGCTACGGTCTCTTTACCGGAGGTTTTGGGGTGCATTATGGTGCCCAAAAAATAGGGGCCACTGTTATACCCATTTCAACTGGACAGACCCGTAGACAGATCGAAATAATGAAGGATTTTGGAACAACTGTGTTAATAGTCACACCTTCATATGGACTTTACCTGGCAGAAGTGGCTGAAGAAGAAGGCTTGAAACAAGAAGACCTTAACCTAAAATCCATTGGTTTTGGTGCTGAAATGTGGACTGAAGAAATGCGCCAAGAACTCCAAAAACGCTTCAATGCCCCTGCTTACAATATCTACGGACTCACCGAGATTATGGGCCCTGGAGTGGCCCTGGAATGCCCTGAGCAGGATGGTCTCCATGTAATGGAGGATCATTTCTATCCCGAGATCATTGACTCGGAAACCATGGACGTGCTGGAAGATGGAGAAAAAGGTGAACTGGTGATAACCACTCTCAGCAGACATGGGATGCCCATTATTCGTTTTAGAACCAAGGACGTTACCAGTCTCAGAAGAGGAAAATGTGCCTGTGGCCGCACCCATGTCAAAATGGAACGGATTACCGGTAGGACCGATGATATGCTCAAGATCCGAGGAGTGGCAGTATTCCCATCCCAGATTGAGAAGGCTCTCCTGAAAATGGATGGTATTGAACCCCACTACCAGATCATTGTCACCAGACCACAGCATCTTGATGAAATGGAAGTTCAGGTAGAAACATCCCCTAAACTCTTTTCCGATGAAGTGAAAGAGTTAGTGGGGATTAAAAAGAAAATCGAAAACTACATACACAACGAGATTGGTTTAAGAGTTACTGTAACCCTGGTGGAACCTAAAACACTGCCCCGAAGTGAGGGTAAAGCAGTCAGGGTAATTGATAAACGAGACATGAATAATTGA
- a CDS encoding ACT domain-containing protein has translation MKIEQLSIFLENKKGRMRNALDVLSDGGFNIRALSIADTSDFGILRLIVPEPGKAKEILEENNFVVKMGYVIAVEMSDQPGGLGTILGILDDSDINLDYLYAFVDEKEERAIVLLHPENIDAGIEVLQKGGATIIPPEDVYEW, from the coding sequence GTGAAAATAGAACAGTTATCAATATTCTTGGAAAATAAGAAGGGTAGAATGAGGAATGCTTTGGATGTTCTCTCTGATGGTGGGTTCAACATCCGGGCCCTTTCCATTGCGGATACTTCTGACTTCGGTATTTTAAGGTTAATTGTACCGGAACCTGGTAAAGCCAAGGAGATCCTGGAGGAGAACAATTTCGTGGTGAAGATGGGCTACGTTATTGCCGTAGAGATGTCTGACCAGCCCGGTGGACTTGGCACCATCCTGGGAATACTGGATGACTCAGACATTAACCTGGATTATCTTTACGCCTTTGTGGATGAAAAGGAAGAAAGAGCCATTGTCCTACTCCATCCTGAGAATATTGATGCCGGGATCGAAGTCCTTCAAAAGGGAGGGGCCACTATAATCCCACCAGAGGATGTTTACGAGTGGTAA
- a CDS encoding CocE/NonD family hydrolase, which yields MKETSFAIVLISFIAFLGVLFGVVLLEGNETSITQGTESILNQFQGTETQDETQNSVDNNPELKNNTTNSQDQASTTQNATNSSRSQNTWNANNSTILQNNSNKPVNYTVKTIFGQETPLRDGVKLISDIWLPKDDGKYPVIIIRTPYGRSAAYMNYAGMGEYFARQGYVFMVQDVRGKGDSQGSFNFLFQEGPDGYDTIEWAANQSWSNGKVGMMGFSYMGANQWLAAREKPPHLVCISPTAATGRYMEEIPSIGGVFYMGWALPWTLANNGRTTDLNTQNLNWTPIFNHRPLLTADETTGTPVPLYRQFLEHPTLDDYWKRIQFTDQDFANINLPTMTTCGWFDADQPGALFYWNGLKKNSTHSDQYLIIGPWIHSGTFEPAAQLSQIGDLPVPGAQRDVLATHLAFFDYYLKNSTSSTVNSSSTVNSSTNNSNINNNSNTSVNNSNTNNSNFTNSNGLLNFPRATVYITGLSKWINLTNYPPEDMKITPLYLNSRGQANTLNGNGFLEWNLTSGTANHNSSTSNSTVNVNSTTPSDSYTHDPANPRPLTLGGFAVNSIRTENRSDVLIYTTSSLEEPVMILGPVAVELYAASDAKDTDFMARLVDVYPNGTAINLGTYESGGSIRARYRQGFDQEILLEPGKIEKYRIELFDMGHVFLPGHRIRLEISSSAYPILHPNPNTGNPIATDTQQQVAHQTIYHDLEHPSSVLLPVIPINSSIYRGLLDN from the coding sequence GCTTTTCTAGGCGTTTTATTTGGGGTGGTCCTCTTGGAGGGTAATGAAACTTCGATCACCCAGGGCACAGAATCTATTTTAAATCAATTTCAGGGTACTGAAACTCAAGATGAAACTCAAAACAGCGTTGATAACAATCCCGAGTTAAAGAACAATACCACTAACAGTCAGGACCAGGCCAGCACCACCCAGAATGCCACAAATTCAAGTCGTTCCCAGAACACATGGAATGCCAATAATTCAACCATTTTACAGAATAACAGTAATAAACCAGTGAATTACACAGTTAAAACTATTTTTGGCCAGGAAACACCCCTACGGGATGGTGTTAAACTGATCTCTGATATCTGGCTCCCTAAAGATGATGGGAAGTATCCAGTTATTATAATACGCACTCCCTATGGTCGGAGTGCTGCTTACATGAATTACGCTGGTATGGGTGAGTATTTCGCCAGACAGGGCTACGTGTTCATGGTGCAGGATGTGCGGGGGAAGGGAGACTCACAGGGGAGCTTTAACTTCCTCTTCCAGGAAGGCCCTGATGGTTATGATACTATTGAATGGGCAGCCAATCAGTCCTGGTCCAATGGAAAGGTGGGTATGATGGGATTCTCCTACATGGGAGCTAACCAGTGGCTGGCTGCACGGGAAAAACCCCCACACCTGGTGTGCATATCACCCACCGCAGCAACCGGACGTTACATGGAAGAAATACCATCCATTGGGGGGGTTTTCTATATGGGATGGGCCCTACCATGGACCCTGGCCAACAACGGCCGCACCACTGATCTAAACACACAAAACCTTAACTGGACCCCCATATTCAACCACCGCCCACTATTAACTGCAGATGAAACTACTGGGACACCGGTTCCCCTTTACCGCCAGTTCCTGGAACACCCCACCCTGGACGATTACTGGAAACGGATCCAGTTCACAGACCAGGATTTTGCCAATATCAACTTGCCCACCATGACTACCTGTGGGTGGTTCGATGCAGACCAACCAGGAGCACTGTTCTACTGGAATGGCCTTAAAAAGAACTCCACTCATAGTGATCAGTACCTGATTATAGGACCCTGGATCCACTCTGGTACCTTCGAACCAGCAGCACAACTTTCACAAATCGGGGATCTACCCGTACCGGGGGCTCAGCGTGATGTTTTAGCCACCCATCTGGCATTCTTCGATTATTATCTTAAAAATTCAACCAGTTCTACTGTTAATTCCTCTTCAACTGTTAACTCATCTACTAATAACTCTAACATCAATAACAATTCAAATACCTCAGTTAATAATTCCAACACTAACAATTCCAACTTTACTAACTCTAATGGTCTGTTAAACTTCCCCAGGGCAACAGTTTACATCACTGGTCTTAGTAAATGGATAAACCTCACCAACTATCCTCCAGAGGACATGAAGATCACTCCCCTGTACCTCAACAGCCGAGGGCAAGCCAATACATTAAATGGAAACGGGTTTCTGGAATGGAACTTAACATCGGGCACCGCAAACCACAATTCCAGCACCTCCAATTCGACGGTGAATGTGAATTCAACTACGCCTTCTGATAGTTATACCCATGATCCTGCCAATCCCAGACCCCTTACTTTAGGAGGCTTTGCTGTTAACTCCATTAGAACTGAAAACCGTTCTGATGTTCTAATTTACACCACTTCATCCCTGGAAGAACCAGTCATGATATTAGGACCGGTGGCGGTGGAGTTGTATGCTGCCAGTGATGCTAAAGACACGGATTTCATGGCCCGATTGGTGGATGTTTACCCCAATGGAACCGCTATCAACCTAGGCACCTATGAATCTGGAGGTTCTATACGAGCCAGATATAGGCAGGGATTTGATCAAGAAATCCTTCTCGAGCCGGGTAAAATTGAAAAATACCGGATAGAACTATTTGACATGGGCCACGTGTTCTTACCAGGCCACCGGATCCGCCTGGAGATCTCTTCCAGTGCCTATCCCATCCTCCACCCCAACCCCAACACCGGAAACCCCATTGCCACCGACACCCAACAGCAGGTAGCCCACCAAACCATCTATCATGACTTGGAACACCCATCATCAGTTCTACTGCCAGTTATACCAATAAATAGCTCAATTTATAGGGGATTACTGGACAATTAG
- a CDS encoding indolepyruvate oxidoreductase subunit beta: MNPYNIYISGVGGQGIIKTSIIMGEAAMKSNLSVVVGEIHGMSQRGGVVSTQMKIGDSYSPLIEEGKANLLLAFEPLEALRAIKMINKDSYVVMNTAPIYPFNLRQSEHPYPELSTILDQLQSQAQKVIAMDADGIAKKAGHILATNMVMLGAVAAVPDFPLEKEIILASMKDNLPEKSIPINLEAFEEGFSFCSSGL, translated from the coding sequence ATGAACCCTTACAATATTTATATTTCTGGAGTAGGTGGGCAGGGAATCATCAAAACCTCAATTATAATGGGTGAAGCCGCCATGAAAAGCAACCTCTCTGTGGTGGTGGGTGAAATACACGGAATGTCCCAGCGGGGCGGTGTGGTATCCACCCAGATGAAGATAGGGGACTCTTACAGTCCCCTGATTGAGGAAGGAAAAGCAAACCTTTTACTGGCATTTGAACCCCTGGAAGCATTAAGAGCTATAAAAATGATCAATAAGGATAGTTATGTTGTAATGAACACTGCACCCATTTACCCCTTTAACCTCCGGCAAAGTGAACATCCTTACCCTGAACTATCCACCATCCTGGATCAACTGCAGTCCCAGGCCCAGAAGGTCATTGCCATGGATGCCGATGGGATTGCTAAGAAAGCTGGTCATATACTGGCAACTAATATGGTCATGCTGGGCGCGGTAGCAGCGGTCCCGGACTTCCCACTGGAAAAGGAGATTATACTGGCATCAATGAAGGATAACCTTCCAGAAAAGAGTATTCCTATAAATCTCGAGGCCTTTGAGGAAGGATTCAGTTTTTGTTCTTCCGGTCTCTGA